From one Dermacentor silvarum isolate Dsil-2018 chromosome 3, BIME_Dsil_1.4, whole genome shotgun sequence genomic stretch:
- the LOC119444532 gene encoding LOW QUALITY PROTEIN: uncharacterized protein LOC119444532 (The sequence of the model RefSeq protein was modified relative to this genomic sequence to represent the inferred CDS: inserted 1 base in 1 codon), producing the protein MERMVLARLTDLLDDTHFLPHNQIGFRPHMSTQDLFLLLQETFFQPSRCQVHALVTVDVRKAFDTLLHDAILSPLEDTSCGSRLYCYVSSFLRSRQAQFRLGTTLSPPIALTRGTPQGAVLSPTLFNLGLAPLAKSLSEIPHLQSILYADDITLWCTHGSPGEVEFTLQSSLNFISEFLSRSGMQAAPEKSELLLLSATKYQRSVNPLLNLTLAGTPIPRTSSCRVLGFPLQDHSFSRAIQSTITTCHQVTHLVRRVVRRRGGLDECRANQLVTAFALNKILYSLPYCTLTQTQMHRIQSALNTLYKAALHLPTHASTAKLYATGLFLPLAELLCLHRDRQLGRLSSSAQGHWLLQRAGIRPIDFPLYTPQRPLPSNLRCAPILSNMTPHLHEGRRQARAHFHDPFPPDTVTCYVDAAYYQTHGSTACVTMPTPLGIPITSTAGPFSLPTSSLSLELAAIVHATHELTLLPPSPRYRICSDSMAAIRALRDNRLPDNLHDDLSDALSLLSPALVTVVWVPGHAGIISNKLAHELAREINSRAPTIPWPCPPIADEAHFYKKTLKQHYKHLRHSLQTLPPPHPRLSTAQVRTLRAIQLNTLITPARLYLYRYRSDPSCPNCPSTYANVEHILFSCPAALQSPHYPNPPPPXWRVWLASAAFADQLAMVLLAEGYL; encoded by the exons atggaacgcatggtactcgcacgtcttacggatcttctcgacgatactcacttccttccgcacaatcagattggtttccgcccccacatgtctactcaagacctctttctccttctccaggaaactttctttcaaccttcgaggtgtcaagttcacgcacttgtcactgtggacgtgcgcaaggccttcgataccttaCTTCATGACGCTATCCTCTCCCCCCTCGAAGACACCAGCTGTGGATCCCGACTCTATTGttacgtttcttcttttctccgctctcgacaagctcagttccgactcgggaccacgttgtccccgcccatcgcgctcacccgcggaacacctcaaggtgctgtgctctctccaaccctctttaatctcgggctagcccctctcgcaaaatccttgtcggagattccgcacctacagtcaattctctatgctgatgatataaccctttggtgtactcacggctcaccgggggaggtggaattcacattacaatccAGCCTCAACTTCATTTCCGAATTCCTTTCCCGCTCTGGTATGCAAGCAGCTCCAgagaaatctgagctgctgctcctttccgctacaaagtaccaacggtctgtaaaccccctccttaatctcactctcgccggtactcccatcccccgcacgtcatcctgccgggttttaggctttcccctccaagaccactctttcagccgcgcaatacagtccacgatcaccacctgccaccaagtaactcacttagtccgacgagtggtcaggcggcgcggcggtctcgacgaatgcagagccaatcaacttgtaacagcttttgccttgaacaaaatcctttattccctgccatactgcacacttacgcagacgcaaatgcatcgcatccaatcggctttaaacactctctataaagctgccctacatcttccgacacacgcatccacagccaaactatacgcaacaggcttatttcttccccttgcagagctcttgtgcctccatagggatcgacaacttggccgcctatccagctctgcgcagggtcattggctactgcagcgggctggcatccggcccattgactttcctctgtacactcctcaacgacctcttcccagcaatctccgctgtgcccctattctctctaatatgaccccacatcttcatgagggacgacgacaagcccgcgctcacttccacgacccttttccaccggacactgtcacatgctacgtcgacgcagcgtattaccaaactcatggctccactgcttgtgtgacaatgccgaccccccttggcattcccatcacttccaccgctggccccttctcacttcctacttcttctctatcccttgaattggccgcgatcgttcacgcaacgcacgaactaacccttcttcctccctctcctcggtatcgcatttgctcggactccatggcggcaatcagggctcttcgcgacaacagacttcccgataatcttcatgacgacctttctgacgctctctcccttctctcccctgctttggtcactgtggtgtgggtgccaggtcatgcggggattatcagcaataagctcgctcatgagcttgcccgcgagattaatagccgggcgccgacgatcccctggccttgcccgcccatagcggacgaggcacacttttataagaaaactctgaagcagcactacaaacacctccggcattcattgcagacgcttccgccaccacaccctcgtctctccactgcccaagtacgcaccctcagggccatccagctcaacaccttgatcactccagcacgcctatacctttatcgttaccgctcagacccctcatgtcccaactgcccctctacgtacgcaaatgtagagcacatccttttctcttgccccgcagccctacaatcccctcactaccctaaccccccacctc actggcgggtgtggttggcgtcggcggccttcgccgaccagctggccatggtcctcctggcggagggATATCTATAG